A single region of the Nicotiana sylvestris chromosome 6, ASM39365v2, whole genome shotgun sequence genome encodes:
- the LOC138871922 gene encoding uncharacterized protein yields the protein MEQEMARENRPSKTFLLVPSEIDESTEITEVTVQHAQENASKEKEVAKDTEVKILLIDTLKEMSGYAKMMKDLMSRKFDFQDVATVTLTQTCSVVVTRPIAEKLSDPGSFTIPCTIGNNAFAKALCDLGASINLMPLAIYERLGIGRAKPTSMLLQLADQIVKRPSGIPDDVLVQVGRFVFPVDFVILDYRVDEEIPIILERPFLATRRALIDCETGALKIRLNDEEIAFNM from the exons ATGGAGCAAGAAATGGCTCGTGAAAATCGACCTTCTAAAACATTTTTGCTAGTACCTTCTGAGATAGATGAATCAACGGAGATAACTGAAGTGACAGTACAACATGCACAAGAGAACGCCAGCAAAGAAAAAGAGGTTGCGAAAGACACTGAG GTAAAGATTCTATTGATTGACACCTTAAAGGAAAtgtctggttatgcaaaaatgatgaaggacttgatgtctcgTAAGTTCGACTTTCAAGACGTGGCCACGGTTACACTAACTCAAACATGTAGTGTTGTTGTGACGAGACCCATAGCTGAGAAGTTGTCTGACCCAGGGAGTTTCACAATCCCATGCACAATAGGCAACAATGCATTTGCTAAGGCActgtgtgatttgggggcaagcatAAACCTGATGCCCCTGGCTATCTACGAAAGGTTAGGCATTGGAAGAGCTAAACCCACGTCCATGTTACTACAGCTGGCTGACCAAATAGTGAAGAGGCCCTCTGGTATTCCTGATGATGTATTAGTACAGGTTGGGAGGTTTGTGTTCCCAGTAGATTTTGTCATTCTTGACTATCGGGTTGATgaggaaattcccataattttggaaAGACCATTTTTGGCCACTAGGAGAGCTTTAATTGATTGTGAAACGGGAGCGCTCAAAATAAGATTAAATGATGAAGAAATAGCATTCAACATGTAG